The genomic window TCCCCTTCTCCTGGCGCACACAGGAGGAGCTGTGCTCCGCTGCGGGGGGCACCCTGCTTCCCATCAGGATCAGTCCTGGGGAAAGATGGCTCCCGGGGAGGGGGGCCTCTGGGTGACAGCCTCTCCCTCCTCAGGGTCCTCTGGCTGCTTTGGGCCAaagaattttcttcccttttctcggGGCTGCAGGCAGCTGTGGGTCAGCCCTGCTCGGTCTGGTTCTGATGATTCCAGATGCTGGGATGGACCCAAGGAgcaaggagggaggagcaggggcgTAGCACCCCTGCCTTGCATCCTACCCACCACCACCTGCCAGGATGGGCAGCCCCTgggtccctcttcccctctgtaCCATGTCCAGATGGGATTCTTAGCAGTCAGAGTTCTGACCCGAAGGTCCTTCTACCCATGTGGTCGGCCCGTGGTGGACCTCTGGCCCAGGTCTCCTGCCTTCAGAGCCCTGCTGCTCTTGGCAGGCCAGCAAGCCTGGCTTGGCCACACCGGCTtcttcccaccccagccctggctccGAGTCCCTATTTTCCTTTCCAGTGCAGGTGGCCCCGAATCTGTTTCTCCTCACTCAGGAGCTCTATTTATGAAGTCTAATTAAGTTCGAGCTTGTTACTCTGTCCTCAGACACGAATGGGCCTGATGGACAaattcttccctctgtccctcagacCTCTAGCAGGTGCTTCTCTCATCTCCCCTCGGTCCATGGGAAACCTCGCCTCCCAGGAACTGGAGCTGGGTGGGTGCCCTGGAGCTGAGTCCCCAGAGAGGGCCTCTGGGTGACAGGCCCTAGTGGCAGTTCTGGTCCCCAAGCATTAGCGGAGGGAGCTGTGTGCTTCACGGAACACACGGTAGTCTGACTCCTCCTTCAGACTTGCCCGGCTGCCCTGGGCTGATCTTGGGTGTCTTCCTGGGTGCGGTCATCACCTTTCTGTCTCCTCACACCTGACTGTTGTCCGTTCTCTCCCGACTTGTTCCCCCAAAGGACTGATGGCCACTCACCGCACTGTGATGGCCATGGGAGAGGAGGAGCCGATGGGGACAACGGGCTTGtgtccagcagccctcagtcaaAGCACTGTTGCTATAAGCTATCTCTGGGGCTCTCTGGGGCACTCTAGGGCCTCCTCCCTCAGCACACCTCTGGGGAAAGTATGGACTGTATTAACTCCTGAGGATTTTCCTCACCAACAATAAATGGAGACAACCTCAGTTGCCAGTGCCCCCGAGCCTTGGGCACTTTGCCCTTAGCTGGCTCTGCCTTCTTCCCTGCCTCCGCCATGTCCCGTGGTCAGGCATCTCTGGTCGCCTAAGAGGGGCAAGTGGGGTATCCACAGCCGGGGACCTTGGCCcccagggcctggtggtgggcagGACTCTTCCTCTGCCGGGAGTGGTGGCTCCTGTGCCTGCACAGCCCCTGGGGTCTCCTTCCAAACATGCCTGTTGATCAGAAGCTGCTCACCAACTCCAAAGACTTTTAGGGGCCTGGTGGGTCACATACGTGACGAGGCTGTGTGTAACCCAAGGGGTGGCTCTGTCAGGCTGTCTTGGTGGCTGAGACTCAGGTAGTGGGGACTGAGGTGAACAAGGTTGTTTGTCCCAGCTCTTAAGGGGCAAGTTCTTCCTTCCTTAAGTCAACCGTAGCCTGTGGGAATGTGGGCCCAGTGTGGCCAGacctttccatttttcaaaagaagctggaaatccagattgtgtgtgtgtgtgatttgtaaatattagCAACTAGTCTGCATTTAAATCAAGGGTAGGCTGTGTTGTCACGGGTGGGCCAAAGGTGTCCTGGGGTTCTCCAGTTTGCTGTTTTGGGGCTACGTGAGGGGGCCTTTGGGGTGGAGGACAGCTGTCCTTATCATGGTATACCCTCTGTGCTCAGGTTCTGGAGGGTATGTGGACACAGGCTTCCCACAGAAATGTTCCAGAGCCAGCCCTTCCTTGAGCTCCCCCTTCCGCTAACCTGTCTGAGGCTGTGGAGCCATCTTTGTTCGGCTACCGGAAACTTGGGTCATGTGGCCTGTAGGATTATACGAATCCCTCCAGGTGGAAGTGTTGGTTGAATTTTCCAAACTGTTTTGATGTATGGGGACAGGAAAGTGACAAGAGTCCTGGAGAGTGCAGGGCTTGTGGTTGTCAGAAGATGTGAGGACTTTGTGTGGTTGGTGGTGCCTCCAAAGGCTTCTGAGGTGGGGCATCACCCTTGAGCCGTGGGAGCTAAGGCCATGGTCCTACTCGGGCTCCCAGTGCACAGGCTGGAATCAAAGCTCCCAAGCCAGGCTCCTTTGGTCTAGCTCTCGCCTACCCTTGTGTTTCTGTGGGCTGTGGGGTTCATGGAAAGCCCGAGAACTAACATCTTATCCTGAATGACCTTGGTGACAGTGTCTTGGGGAGCCTTAGGCTTCACACAGGGAGAGTGATCCGTCTTCGCACAGTTTTATTGAGAGAATGAACCAAGTGAAATTCAGTCCCTGACACAATGCCCTGGCCGTGGGGTGTCCGAGAAGTGTTGGTTCTCATTTCCACTTGAGATATACAAACAGCCAAAAGGCATCTGTACTTGAAAAATTCGAACTCCTTGAACAAACAAGCCCATCCTTTTGAAAACAGAATGGTGTATGTCATGACCTATGTTAAATATGTCTTACCGGCCAATTAATCATAGTGGTTAAACATTTGCCTAAGGCTGTGAGAAGTCAGATAAGTAGGTTCTAAGgcaggtaggaaggaaggagtcaTTCATTCCGCAGGTCTGAAAACTGGATGTGGAGGACTCACAGTGGgcgttgggggagggggaggaagaggcctGTTGGATGTCCTCGGACACACGCCCAAGGTGGTGAGATTGGGCCTTGCCTTCACTGTGTATGGGCTCTTTCCCCGAGAAAAGACTcgaagtttgtgtgtgtgtgcatatgtgtgtgtgtctgtgactgTGGTCAGTAGCCCAGCTGACCCAGGCCCCCTGGACAGAGTCTCGAGTAGAACGAGCCCATTCCCTGAGGTTGGTCTATTTTCTAGAATGCCGTGTGTGCCCAGGGTCCCCTAGGCCAAGGCAGGGCTGCATAGCCATCTGCTGTGACTGAAGGCCAGGGTAGGTGGTGATGGCTCTGCTTGGCCAGGGGGTAGGCTCCAGTGGTCCAGGATGGGCTACCCTACCCCTGTCTCTGGAGACAGGTCAAGGGGTGACAAGAGCCTTCCTAAGGTCCTCACTCCTCTTGTGGTCAATGTCTTCCATTTCCCGTAGTTTCTGCAAAGGACATCAGGGAAAGCTGGGGATCAGGGAGAGAACTTGAGGAGCCGCTGCTGATGTGAGGCTAGAGAAGACTCCCAGACCCGGGCCCGACCTGGGTGCCGGCTGTCTCACCCACTCCTGTCTCCTGCCGCACGCTCATGGCGggcctcccccatccccttcctgTTGCTTCTCCTACCTGGGAGATCTCAGTGAGGATGATCCCTCGGTACTGTTTGCCCTGTCCCAGAGCCTCCATGCCAGCCAGGAATTCTTTCCTCTCCTGGATTTCCTTTACCACTAGATGGGGGAGAAGGGTTGTCCATGTCCAGGGCAGTAGGGAGCCCGCAGGCTCCTGGGACgggtggtgggggcagcaggTTGACTCTCTCGGGGAGAGGAAGCAGTTCTGGGGTCAGACAGTGTTTCTCACTCTGGCCGCTGAAGATGGGGCCCCTCCACGCCCCCCACTCCAGCGTAAGTGGCCCCTCAGTGGCTTACATTCTTCAAAGCGGTCCAGCTCGGGGGCTGAGTCCTCTTGTCGCACGGGAGGGggctttcttttccattcctcGGAGTCCTTCCCGGTAGCAAAAATATTTTGGAGTCTTCGCTTCTCTTTGTCCAGATCTCCTGCAGGACCCAGAAATGGCCTCATTAAGGCAGGCAGGGCACCCCATTCATGGCATGCTTCGCTCCAGGGTCCTTGGCCACATGGAGGGGGCTTCTGCAAACCGGGCGCCTTCCACCCTGGGAGCCCCTGAGCTTGTgtcaagacagacctgccttgtCCCAGGCAAGAAGGCTGGGAGAACGAAGGTAGAACCCACACACGGCTCTGGTGCGGAGCGAGGCTAAGAAAACCGTGCCTGCCGTGACGGCGGGCTGGGCAGAGAGGCTGCGTGGAGTTAACCTCGGACGCCAAGCAGGAAGGGGGCCAAAGGCTCCACGGAGTAGGCTGGCATACAGAGGAGCTCTGGATTGGAGTGACTCTGTCACCTTAAGAGAGCAGTGGCCATGAGACCAGACAGCCAAACGCTCCTCAGGGACTGGTGGCCTCCAGGTAATCATTACAGagttctcagaaaagaaaaaaggatcacCTAACCGGTTTCCCCTGGACCCTGAACACCCCAAGCGAAGGCGTGCCAAGGCTCAAGCACATTCGTATAAACAGCAGAGAATTTCCTTAGACACCTGCTTGCCTGGCCCGTGGGCTGCTGGGCCCTCTGGTCCCCCTGGAGGCCCTCTCACTTACGGGTGGCTTGAGGCTTGAATGGTTCCCGGCTGTAGGCCCCGTTGGCTTGGCACAAGCTGGCAGGCCGGAGGTGGGGCCGGGCCGCCAGGATGGGAGGCAGGTAGATGGCTGAGTCTGGCTGTTTGGAAGGCAAGACCCTCTGGCTGGACGTTGGGCTGCACTGTAGGGGCAGAGTGTCTCCTCCTGGGGAAGGAAGGTTCGAGGTGAGGTGCGGGGGGCGGGGATCCCCCTGCGTTGGGTTGGGTTTCGTTTTGTGAAATTATAAAAGTGATACCACCTGTTACAGCAAGTCGAAGAGTATAGAAGTCTTCCCTTCTgccctccaaccccccacccccaccccgcagtgAGCAGTGGTTAGAATTTGGTGGTCTTGTTCCAGACTTTCTGACATTAATACAAATATGTTCAAAGATGTATGTGCGTATGTGACCTCCGTGTTTCAAACACTGGCTCCTACTGTGTTACCttctgtaagagactcttaacaagtTATCATGGACAAACTTCCAGGTCACTCcatttatatataacttatttttatagCTATATACTAGTTTCTAGAatgaatacattatttattttattcaactaGTCTAATTTCAGAAAATTCAAGCTgttcctccccccctttttttactACTTCAAaccaatgctgcaataaacattcttGTGCATCAAGCCTCTATCCTGGTGCATTTATTTCTACAGACGGATTCCTAACACCTGCTTGGTCCACAGGCGGAGGGATGGTTTGGGTGGTAATACAAACCAGTTCCTCCTCCTGTCCATCCCAGTGGTCTTGGTCCAGGTCTGGGGCTCCTCCCCCAGGCCAGCCAAGTGTGTCACCTCCTCTCTGGTTGTCTGGTCCCTCCTGTCAATCGCCCCAATGCCCAGCTCAGAGCAGGCCCCACCTGTTGATCTGGCTCCCAACTACCTCTTCTAACTTTTCCAAACTTCTATGATCCACTCAGCAAAGATGTACTGAGCATCTGCTCTGTGCTAGGCCCTGGACTCAGGGGTAAAGTAGTAAAGTAAGACGAAGTCCCGCTCTCGGGGCACTTATATTTGGGGTTGCAGGGGTATGGGTGAAACACACAGACTGTGACCATAGAGGGATGGGCCAGACTAGGTCAGAGCGGCATCTACAGTTTTCAAtaggggaggcagggaaggcccCATGAAGAGGCTAACGTTTGAGAGAAGACCCCAGTAGCTCTGCTGTGTAGATACTtggggaagaacattctagaCAGAAGGGATAGCTAGGGCAAAGGCTGTGAGGCGGTAATGTGTCTGGAGTGTTTGAGCAACAGTCCGGAAGCTAGGGTGGCAGGAATGGAGTGAGCAAGGCGGGGGTACAGTGGGAGtagaggtcagaggtcagggaGGGCAAGAGAAGCATAGGGCCTTGTAGGCCTCTGGAAAGACTGGCTTTTACTTTGAGGTGGGAAGCCATCAGAGGGTTTTGGGCAGGGAAGTTACCTGGTCCTCTGGCTGATGATGAAAATGCAGTGTGGGGGCCAAGGGCAGAGGTGGTCAGAATCAGGAATGGTTTGGAGGTCAAGCAGACCAAAGCAGATGGATTGGATGTGGGGTCTGGGAGAAAGTGAAAGAGGAGCCAATGTGTCTGTCCTGAGGGCCTGGAAGGATGGAGGCGCCATTACTTCCCACTAACCTTCCCCTTCCCAGAGCCTCTACCTAGAGCCCCAGCAACGCCTTTCCTACTCTTCCctgagagtctgactcttggttttggtcccGGGTCGTGAGCTCAGGGTCTGGGCATCGAGCCCGGTGTCAGCCTCCACGCCGAgcgtggagtcagcttgagattctctccctcggcccctccccccactctctctaaaataagtaaataaataaatatttctaaataaataaataaatacataaaaagaaaacttcagagaATAAAACTGTCTGGCAAACCTGTTCCTTACCTTGGTTTTTCCACTAATGAAATCAGCCCTTCAGTAAATATCCAGCGTCTGGCTGCTGGGGGTACTGGGGTGAACAAGGTCATAGTCTTTCCTCTCCTGGAATTTACATCTAGTGGAATTTCTAGGTCCTTCTCTTTGTTGTCATGCTGCCGGGGTGCACCAGATTATTCGTGGACTGCTGAGTGCAGAGGTGGGAGTGATGGATTGGGCATGGGTTAACACGCCAGGCTCTGACAGCCTGAGCTGTCCTTGTCCCCAGCGAGGAGGCTCTGACCCGGTGCGGGTGTGGCAGAGCCTGCCTTGGCCACCGCTGGACCTGAACTGCCGGTATTCGCCTCCCTGGccctcccttccccttgcttCCGTGGCTGCTCCGGTGCCCTCCCATGAGCTTGTTCTCTGGCACATAAGGCAATCGCTTCTGGTAGACTCAGAGAAAAGATTCTGACATTCTCTCTTTTCAAGGCCACATCACAGGTCTCTGATCCATTAAATGCTGATACAGGTGAACCTCAGGAAGCACGGTAGGGTTCAAGATCTTCGTGAGCAGCTTGCTGTCGTGCCTATGTACTTCCATGGTTTGGTTTTCCTTCAAAACAACTAATATGTTGGGTGGCCAAAGGTAAGGTGCGGACAGCCTTTGCACATTCCTCCTATGCTGGAATTCTGCCAAGTGTTTTGCTTCTGCTAGCTAAGCTGTGACTGAATAAAACTAtgagtaacacacacacacacacacacacacacagtgctttCCTCTGGAGAGCTCCTGTGGGATGTGTGTAACGGGGAGGGACAGATGGCAGCCACGACCACGTGGAGACTGTTTTGGCTGGGCAGCACGTCTTGATCAGGCTGTGTGATCTCTTAGAAGGCTGGCTAGAGATAGATAGACTGCAAGAGGCTTGCTGTTATGCTAGGACCCATGTCCCAGGAAGAAGCTAAAATCCTAAAAGGTCAATTCCCCAGGAGCAAGGGTCAGAAAtactattcacattttttttgtctttttatttattattattattattttttaaagattaatttattggggcatctgggaggctcagtgggttaagcctctgcctttggttcaggtcatgatctcagggtcctgggatcaagccctgctttgggctctctgctcagcagggagcctgcttcccgccctcccccgcc from Mustela lutreola isolate mMusLut2 chromosome 8, mMusLut2.pri, whole genome shotgun sequence includes these protein-coding regions:
- the C8H22orf23 gene encoding UPF0193 protein EVG1 isoform X2, with amino-acid sequence MASQERVETVTKGTEFWRCPRPATYTPGTCELLRVMMKESKLTNFQQRHIMDTMKRGDTLPLQCSPTSSQRVLPSKQPDSAIYLPPILAARPHLRPASLCQANGAYSREPFKPQATRDLDKEKRRLQNIFATGKDSEEWKRKPPPVRQEDSAPELDRFEELVKEIQERKEFLAGMEALGQGKQYRGIILTEISQKLREMEDIDHKRSEDLRKALVTP
- the C8H22orf23 gene encoding UPF0193 protein EVG1 isoform X1; this encodes MASQERVETVTKGTEFWRCPRPATYTPGTCELLRVMMKESKLTNFQQRHIMDTMKRGDTLPLQCSPTSSQRVLPSKQPDSAIYLPPILAARPHLRPASLCQANGAYSREPFKPQATRDLDKEKRRLQNIFATGKDSEEWKRKPPPVRQEDSAPELDRFEELVKEIQERKEFLAGMEALGQGKQYRGIILTEISQVGEATGRGWGRPAMSVRQETGVGETAGTQVGPGSGSLL
- the C8H22orf23 gene encoding UPF0193 protein EVG1 isoform X3, giving the protein MITWRPPVPEERLAVWSHGHCSLKVTESLQSRAPLYASLLRGAFGPLPAWRPRLTPRSLSAQPAVTAGTVFLASLRTRAVCGFYLRSPSLLAWDKAGDLDKEKRRLQNIFATGKDSEEWKRKPPPVRQEDSAPELDRFEELVKEIQERKEFLAGMEALGQGKQYRGIILTEISQVGEATGRGWGRPAMSVRQETGVGETAGTQVGPGSGSLL